The DNA sequence CTGTTGACTCCAAAACTTATGCCGTGGTTATGAAAGTCTGGAACCCTAGGAAGTCTGGAATGTTTCAATTTCATGCCTATGCCCAATCGCCTGGAGCGATGCCTATATCTAGTTATGTTGGTACCTGGACCTTTGACGTCGATTGAACTGGTAAATTACTTAAACAAGACAATAATTAATTCCTGAAAAGGATCTCACTCAAATGACAAAAAGAACTCTTGGTGGAACAAGTCGAAAGAGGAAACGAGTCTCAGGCTTTCGAGTAAGAATGAGAACACATACAGGCAGGAGAGTTATTAGAGCAAGAAGGAAAAAAGGCAGGTCTCAATTGGCCGTCTAATTAGCTTAGAGGAATTAAATCAATCCATTTAGAAACTGCCTTATAATATTAAACAGAATGGTCTTACCAAAATCTATGCGAATAAAGGGTTATAAATCATTTGACTATCTTCACAAAACTGGTCTGAGGTATAACAGTTCATCAATGCTACTTAAGGTAGCGAAAGCTAATTCAAGGCTAATTAAATCCAAATTATCTGATTCGAAATTTATTAATTCAACTAGATGTGCAATTTCAATAAGTAATAAAGTTAGCAAGAGAGCTGTTGTTCGCAATCAATTAAGACGGATGCTGCATGATTACTTGAAGGCTAAGCTTGCAAATATTCCTACCAATCAAAATTTGTGGCTTCTATTTAGCTTAAGGCCTAGCTCCTTGAACAAAGATCCAAAAGAGTTGCTAAAAGAAATGGATACCCTAATTAGCAAAGCCAGAATTTTCAATGATTAATTCTTCAGAAAAAGTTTTTTTCGAAGGTCCTCCTGCCAAAGAAGATCTTGTCTTCAATCTGTTAGCAGGCCTTACTATCATTGGTCTCCCTTTCACTTTCGGAGCTTTAGTAAGAGCACTTTGGCTTAGATTCAAAGTAACTAATAAACGTATTTCTGTAACAGGAGGTTGGTTTGGAAGAGACAAAACCCAAGTGGTCTATTCACAAATAAGTCAAGTAAGATCTATTCCTAGGGGACTTGGTACATATGGAGATATGGTTGTGGTAACAAAAGACGGCGAGAAACTAGAAATGAGGTCTATCCCAAACTTCAGAGAAGTGTCAGATTATATTCAAGAGCGAATTGATCAAACCAGTTCAAAATCTCCCTCAGATAAGATAAAAGGGTTTTAACTCTAAAAAATCAGCCAAAAATCCAGAAAGA is a window from the Prochlorococcus marinus str. MIT 9211 genome containing:
- the rpmH gene encoding 50S ribosomal protein L34; the encoded protein is MTKRTLGGTSRKRKRVSGFRVRMRTHTGRRVIRARRKKGRSQLAV
- a CDS encoding ribonuclease P protein component, which codes for MVLPKSMRIKGYKSFDYLHKTGLRYNSSSMLLKVAKANSRLIKSKLSDSKFINSTRCAISISNKVSKRAVVRNQLRRMLHDYLKAKLANIPTNQNLWLLFSLRPSSLNKDPKELLKEMDTLISKARIFND
- a CDS encoding PH domain-containing protein — translated: MINSSEKVFFEGPPAKEDLVFNLLAGLTIIGLPFTFGALVRALWLRFKVTNKRISVTGGWFGRDKTQVVYSQISQVRSIPRGLGTYGDMVVVTKDGEKLEMRSIPNFREVSDYIQERIDQTSSKSPSDKIKGF